From one Haloferax marinisediminis genomic stretch:
- a CDS encoding metal-dependent hydrolase: MFPIGHLALGYLSVALVWRLRGRALPTGWMLAAALLGSQLPDIIDKPLAYYGVLVSGRSLGHSLLVMLPVLAVVSFVGWREGYGEYAVAFTVGTLSHYIGDTYRLLLAGDWDVLTFLLWPAFPATVYPADDVPPWIRVVNSVGDPQFNVQYVLAVVAFGIWAYNRISRRQRRPRIQS; encoded by the coding sequence GTGTTCCCAATCGGTCACCTCGCACTCGGCTATCTTTCTGTCGCACTCGTCTGGCGTCTGCGAGGCCGTGCACTCCCCACTGGGTGGATGCTGGCCGCGGCGCTGCTAGGCTCGCAGTTACCCGACATCATCGACAAGCCACTCGCGTACTACGGCGTCCTCGTCAGTGGTCGCTCGCTCGGCCATTCGTTGCTCGTCATGCTCCCCGTGTTAGCCGTCGTCTCGTTCGTGGGGTGGCGGGAAGGCTACGGTGAGTATGCTGTCGCGTTCACGGTCGGAACGCTCTCGCACTACATCGGCGACACGTACCGACTTCTGTTGGCCGGTGACTGGGACGTGCTTACGTTCCTGTTGTGGCCAGCCTTCCCAGCGACGGTGTACCCCGCAGATGACGTCCCACCGTGGATTCGTGTGGTAAACTCGGTTGGTGACCCACAGTTCAACGTCCAGTACGTGTTGGCTGTCGTCGCGTTCGGAATCTGGGCGTACAACCGAATCTCGCGACGACAGAGACGGCCCCGTATTCAGTCGTGA
- a CDS encoding PGF-pre-PGF domain-containing protein, producing the protein MSRRRRLNSKGLSLTFSLIVVLSMLAGPVSAGLGTTADGSHLTDGPPAHNLDTVPDDELTSATENVSVWDGSVLSLRPNKTDPDFDAATAYEVKTGNSFVKDGTTLKSLNKNPMYVYTKDKRVPFTLDGLSNDKLIEGKTVQFVAAKLEAGATPPTSMSDAAENFIDNDNVTSSVISETTGTSETNEFSFTPDESGLWMVAVVVVDDGEEGLSDRDNDGNLETNGNVTVVGVDGLAVHEQKSHIVTDPLVGQGERTTIDVDAYGLSGEVIHTIAIFNETDLNQYEQTINATDRDNITVETQIAEVNGSANLTSDTIMGVKLGKQSFSGTETTLSVFDRLNDSVSQSQVDGVTVVEPKATVYATAVTKVGPAKTSIEVPVPEGPDGDYVVMHVATQNGTTKTVSNRTRLRVYGSTPWVRVVPDSVTIPDAVVESKGFEVSVQMKNYGTKTGKCQAELKANGKTIDTRCAKLGPAEKKTITFSGSIDTPGTYDLKVNNEFIGTITVTEAETSGGGGGGGSGGGGGGGGGGGGGNAGPPPKADGTYDSKTLSLEKRFNASLPDGRGVNSLTIRFSENVRGQVLVRERQGVPGSIGMPAGKPVSWLQIDVPDAVEDKPATLTLSVKKSKLKELGVTAESLKVERYNDETGEWEVLETEIVSESGAVVVIKAETPGFSYFAVTGKQVDDSESTPTETPVTTTDEYEPDEKTTTTSEKTKTTDATTTTSSSMPGFGVSVAVLALLAVALVAVRRD; encoded by the coding sequence ATGAGTCGACGCCGTAGGCTGAACTCGAAAGGGTTGAGTCTCACATTTTCTCTCATCGTGGTTCTCTCGATGCTCGCAGGTCCGGTGTCTGCGGGTCTCGGGACGACCGCCGATGGGTCTCACCTCACCGATGGTCCGCCCGCACACAACCTCGACACCGTTCCGGACGACGAACTCACAAGCGCTACTGAGAACGTCAGCGTCTGGGATGGTTCGGTGCTGTCGCTTCGACCGAACAAAACAGACCCTGACTTCGACGCGGCAACTGCATACGAAGTGAAGACAGGCAATTCGTTCGTCAAGGACGGCACCACCCTGAAGTCTCTCAATAAGAACCCGATGTACGTCTACACGAAGGACAAACGGGTTCCCTTCACGCTCGACGGCCTCTCGAACGACAAACTCATCGAAGGCAAGACAGTCCAGTTCGTCGCCGCGAAGTTAGAAGCCGGCGCAACGCCCCCGACGTCGATGTCTGACGCCGCGGAGAACTTCATCGACAACGACAACGTCACCTCGTCAGTCATCTCCGAAACAACCGGAACGAGCGAAACTAACGAGTTCTCGTTCACTCCTGATGAGTCTGGCCTGTGGATGGTCGCTGTTGTCGTTGTCGACGATGGCGAGGAAGGACTCTCTGACAGGGACAACGACGGCAATCTCGAGACGAACGGGAACGTCACCGTTGTCGGTGTCGACGGCCTCGCAGTCCACGAGCAGAAGTCGCACATTGTGACCGACCCGCTCGTGGGGCAGGGAGAACGAACCACCATCGACGTGGATGCGTACGGTCTGTCGGGTGAGGTCATCCACACGATTGCAATCTTCAACGAGACGGACCTCAACCAGTACGAACAGACGATTAACGCAACTGACCGAGACAACATCACGGTCGAAACCCAAATCGCCGAAGTCAACGGCTCGGCAAACCTGACTTCGGATACGATAATGGGCGTGAAGCTGGGTAAGCAGTCGTTCTCTGGCACCGAGACAACTCTCTCGGTGTTCGACCGCCTGAACGACTCGGTCTCGCAGTCGCAGGTTGATGGCGTCACCGTCGTCGAACCGAAGGCGACAGTCTACGCGACGGCTGTGACGAAGGTTGGACCTGCAAAGACCTCAATCGAAGTTCCTGTTCCGGAAGGCCCAGACGGGGACTACGTCGTGATGCACGTCGCAACCCAAAACGGCACGACGAAGACGGTCTCGAACCGCACGCGACTCCGTGTCTACGGGTCGACACCGTGGGTCCGAGTCGTCCCGGATTCAGTCACCATCCCGGATGCAGTCGTGGAAAGCAAGGGCTTCGAGGTCAGCGTCCAGATGAAAAACTACGGGACGAAGACTGGCAAGTGCCAGGCCGAGCTCAAAGCAAACGGAAAAACCATCGACACGCGGTGCGCTAAACTCGGCCCCGCTGAAAAGAAGACCATCACCTTCTCCGGATCTATCGACACTCCCGGAACCTACGACCTGAAGGTCAACAATGAGTTCATTGGAACGATCACCGTGACCGAAGCCGAAACCAGCGGTGGCGGTGGCGGCGGCGGTAGCGGTGGCGGTGGCGGTGGCGGTGGCGGCGGCGGCGGTGGAAACGCTGGCCCACCACCGAAAGCCGACGGCACCTACGACAGTAAGACGCTCTCATTAGAAAAGAGATTCAATGCCTCGCTCCCCGACGGCCGCGGCGTGAACAGCCTGACCATCAGGTTCAGCGAGAACGTCCGTGGACAGGTCCTCGTTCGTGAACGCCAAGGGGTTCCCGGTAGCATCGGCATGCCGGCCGGGAAACCAGTCAGCTGGCTGCAGATCGACGTGCCCGATGCAGTCGAAGACAAACCGGCGACGCTCACGCTCTCGGTCAAAAAGAGCAAACTGAAGGAACTCGGTGTGACCGCCGAGAGCCTCAAAGTGGAGCGCTACAATGACGAAACTGGTGAGTGGGAAGTCTTGGAGACTGAAATCGTCAGCGAATCCGGAGCTGTCGTAGTGATCAAGGCCGAGACGCCCGGCTTCTCCTACTTCGCAGTTACCGGAAAGCAGGTCGATGACAGCGAATCGACGCCGACGGAAACACCGGTCACCACGACCGACGAGTACGAACCAGACGAGAAGACGACCACGACGAGCGAGAAGACGAAGACGACTGATGCGACCACGACGACGAGTTCCAGCATGCCTGGCTTCGGTGTCTCGGTCGCCGTCCTCGCACTCCTCGCAGTCGCGCTCGTCGCGGTCCGTCGCGACTAA
- a CDS encoding cell surface protein yields MMLRPRISISVLIVAALLFAAVAPLSLGAAEDYDIDIDGSIDTVDRSVSTSYGEFTVTEVGRANTGDSVTVSVTALADESYSITILDSQQRIRRSRTASGDTTATFDTAGMEAGTYAVAVGNQSTDDVYEVEPLVIRAYDVVLNSNNTVEEDSSLDVTIELDQVEPGEPTEAVQVALTSDTKHVTVDATKRNDSAYTATVPVNEFAPGDYSMYAVVRSDDTALGEKELVGVSDEATVEVVERSTDESDESSSGGGSSSGSTGSDTTETPTTTTQTATPTDTQTPTETTQTETTEPTETTTKTQTTTASTQTTATTDNVVTPNEQTTQEPTTSSELPNTAPQVVFGLLVVFAVTRRLASN; encoded by the coding sequence TTGATGCTACGTCCCCGTATCTCGATTTCTGTGCTCATAGTCGCCGCCCTCCTCTTCGCGGCTGTCGCACCTCTCTCGCTCGGGGCGGCCGAAGACTACGACATCGATATCGATGGTTCCATCGATACCGTCGACCGGTCTGTCTCGACGTCGTATGGCGAGTTCACTGTCACCGAAGTGGGCCGTGCCAATACCGGTGACAGCGTCACCGTCTCAGTCACTGCACTCGCCGACGAATCGTATTCGATTACCATCCTCGACAGCCAACAACGGATTCGTCGAAGCCGAACCGCGAGCGGTGATACGACGGCGACGTTCGACACCGCGGGGATGGAAGCAGGAACCTACGCTGTCGCAGTCGGCAACCAGTCGACTGACGATGTGTACGAAGTCGAACCACTCGTGATTCGAGCGTACGATGTAGTGCTCAACTCAAACAATACTGTCGAGGAAGATTCCAGTCTCGATGTAACTATCGAACTCGATCAAGTCGAACCTGGTGAGCCAACCGAAGCTGTCCAGGTTGCTCTTACGAGCGACACGAAGCACGTTACAGTCGATGCAACGAAACGTAACGATTCGGCCTACACCGCGACAGTTCCTGTCAATGAGTTCGCCCCTGGCGACTACTCGATGTATGCAGTTGTTCGCTCTGACGACACAGCTCTTGGCGAAAAAGAACTCGTCGGCGTGAGTGACGAGGCGACTGTCGAAGTCGTCGAACGCTCCACCGACGAGTCCGACGAGTCGTCGTCCGGTGGCGGCAGTTCGTCTGGGTCGACCGGCAGCGACACGACCGAGACGCCGACAACCACCACACAGACAGCGACTCCGACAGACACGCAGACGCCGACCGAAACAACGCAGACTGAGACGACCGAACCCACCGAAACCACGACGAAAACGCAGACCACGACTGCATCGACGCAAACGACGGCGACGACGGACAACGTCGTCACGCCGAACGAGCAGACGACACAGGAACCCACGACGTCGTCAGAACTCCCGAATACAGCGCCACAGGTCGTCTTCGGTCTCCTCGTCGTCTTCGCAGTCACCCGGCGACTCGCGTCCAACTAA